The DNA region ATCGCTGGAGTTTGCCGTGGTAGCTCGGATACGCCGACCAGCCGTCACAACTCAGGGTGGCGTCCTCGGCGAGTTCGTCGCCGAGGACGTCCTCCAGCACCTGACTTCCGCGGCTCTCGTCGATCGTGTAGAAGACGTCCTCGTCGGTCACGAACGTCCAGACCCAGTGCTGGTCGCCGTCGACCGGAAAGCCGGTTTCGTCGCAGTAGACCACGTCGCTGTCACGGATGCTGGCTCGAACGTCTTCGTACGCGGGTCGCAGCCGATCTGCGACCCGCTCGGTCATGTTGTAGATCGTCCCCGGTGAGACCGGATGATCGAGCTGCCAGTCGAACAGTTCAGCCTGCTTCCGGTGCGGAAGCCGGCCGTGATAGCGGAGGAGGGCGGTTTGGGCCAGCAGGTGTGGCCCAAACCGTCCGGTCTCCGGACAATCAGGGTGTTCGGCGACGACCTCGTTGCCACAGGAGCACTCCTGCTTTCCAAGCTCGTATTTCGTGACCTCGGTTGGAACGGGGAGCGGAATATCGACGATGACGCGGGAGACATACTCGTCGGGATCAGTGAGAACACGGTCGCAATCGGGACAGTACGCCTCCCCGACCCGGACGGTCCTGTCCGGGTCGGGTGGTGGTCGGGTCGTTCCGTCGTGGCCGGGGTTGCGTCCAGGTCCGGACGAGGAGTCGCTGGCGGCGTCGGAGTCGCCGCCAGCTTCGTCATTCTCGTCGTCTTGCTCGGAATCGTCGTCCTGTGGCGACTGTCCAGCACCGCCCTGTTTGCTGGAGGGAGTATGGGCGTTTTCGTACTTCTTGAGGCGGTTTTCGAGCTCTTCGATTCGTTCGTTCTGGGCAGCGTTTTGCTGGCGAAGAAACGCGTTCTCAGCGAGAAGAGCGAGATCTCGCTGGGGAAGGATCGTCCGACCCACAGAACGGATCGCCGGGTCATTCGACCTCGGCGATCCGTCAGGCCCGGAAAGCACGATTAGCAGCCGTTCGTCCTGCTCTTCCCTGAGAGCTACGATTTCGACTCGACTGCTCCGCTAAACACATACTGTGCTGTAGAGCATACTGCGAAAGCCTATGAAATTTGATATTCGGCAAAAACCTCAATCACCTATTGCAGGCTGTGCATACGCGAGCGATAGTGCCCAGAGCACCGACGAGAGATTTGTTCCGAAGATCGTCCCGCCAGTGAACAACTGTATCACGAGCGCCATGACGACGAGACAGAACGTCGTCAGCGCAAGCGAAGTGTGCTGGCGTACACGTCGGAACGCCAGGACGAGGGCTGACACGGAGAGAGCGAGGTAGGCAAGTCCACCGACGATGCCACCGATGACGAACAATCGGAGATAACTGTTGTGAGTGCCCGTCAGGGTTTCACCTGGGTAAAAGTCATGCACGATTGCTGTCGTGTCAGTAAGTCCCCATCCGAGAATCGGGCGTGCGACGAACGCTTCGTATGTTGCAGTCCAAAAGCCGACTCGCGGACCGAGCACCGACTGGAATAATCCGGTCGGACCGGGCAGAAACCCGAATGCGATTGCAAGCCCACCAGCGGTGGCAAGGGTGCCAGCAGTCATCATACCGGCGAGGGCGGTCCGACCGACGAGAAGATATCCAACGGCAAGGGCTGTGGCGATGACGAGTGCGAGGATCGATGCTCGACCGAGGCCGAGAAAGACGCCGAACAGATTGAGTGCACACGCCGCAACCATCCACGGTGATCGGGTGCGTGCGGCCACGCCAGCCGCACAGACCGCGCCGAACGTAACCAAAATCCGGAAATAGCTAATTCCATCAAAAATGGAAGTCGGCGTCCGACGAATGACGCCGAGCGTGAGCTCCGAGCGCTGGCTGTCCAGCACGTGAGTGATTTCCACGCCGGCGATGGTATAGTCTGGCCAGATGATTGATGGAAGAGCGAGCAGGACACATACGGCACCGACAACGCCGATTGCGGTGAACGCGCGTTTGCGGGAGACGACGGCCGGCACGATGAACAGTGTGATCGCGGAGAGACCGACGAATGCGCCAAACCGAAGGAAGGCCTGCATGGAGGGATTCAAAACCAGTCCAATGGCGAACACGACCCACAGCACTACCGCCGGATAGAGCAGTGCTCGGTGGGTTTGAACAGGTATGTATGGCCAGCGAAACTCGCGAATCTCTTGAAGGCCATCACGTGTAGTGAAAGCCACCACGAGGAACATCCCGTACGCTCCGAGGACAACGAGGTTCCCAATAGTTCGAGAGACGAATATCGAGAGCGCAATGGCACAGCTCACGAGAAGGAGGTAGAACGCGACAAGGGTTCTATCCATGACCGAAATCCCGGTTCCTACTCAACTGATTGTTTCGGTATCCGGATCAACTAGCCGTAATATTGTTATCCAACAAATCGATATCCGTGTGAGACGGAGATACTTGCCATTCATGCGAGAAATCGACAAATTTTTACCGTGCTTCTCAGCATTGGTTCGTATGGAAATAGAGTCTGGTCGATATAATATCCTCCTCATCGTCTGGGATACTGTTAGGGCTGACTTTACAACGCCTTACCAGACAGATATCAACACAACGCCAACGTTGGCCAACTTTGCCGAAGAAGGACTTTTGTTTGAGAATGCGTATTCCGCATCCAATTGGACAGGAACCAGTCACGGTGCGCTGTTTTCTGGACAATACCCAACACAATCTGGAGTAATTGGGGTAGATAATCAAAATCTCCCTGCTGACAGATCAACCTTGCTCGAAATCGTTCATGAACAGGGGTATAGAACGTTCTTCGGAGCGAGTAATTCCCATCTTCGCTCTGAATATGGCTACGGTCGTGGAGCCGACACGTATTTAAACCCATCTGTCCCGTCGGTAAAAGAGGGGCACAAGCACCTGAATCAAATATTAATGGATTCGACTGTGAGAGCATCCATGCGGCAGCAGCTATTTGCGGGCCGAGACAATCAAGCAAAATATACCGCACGCCGCTTTCTCGAATTTATTAAAAATAAAGAAAGTGCGACACCCTGGTTTGGGTTCTTGAATTTTCTCACTGCACACCACCCATACGATCCACCGCGGCCCTACAAGAGGTATTTTGACCGAGATTTATCCAGACCTAGATCCAACTGGCAAGATTATTTTGGCATCGGAGAAGAAACACATGATGAGTTCTCGATTGAACGTCTAACTACCCTTTCTGAAAAATATCCTGTATTTGCAGACGAATTTTCTCCGATTCCGGGAGAGTGGTCAACGATTCGATCCTGGTATGCTGGCGCTATCCGATACCTCGACGACCTCACTGCAGCGCTTCGAGATCGACTTCAAGTAGAAAATGAATGGAATGATACAGTTATTATTATCACCTCTGACCATGGTGAATATTTCGGAGAGTGCGGCCTTGAAAAGCACA from Halococcus salifodinae DSM 8989 includes:
- a CDS encoding O-antigen ligase family protein: MFLVVAFTTRDGLQEIREFRWPYIPVQTHRALLYPAVVLWVVFAIGLVLNPSMQAFLRFGAFVGLSAITLFIVPAVVSRKRAFTAIGVVGAVCVLLALPSIIWPDYTIAGVEITHVLDSQRSELTLGVIRRTPTSIFDGISYFRILVTFGAVCAAGVAARTRSPWMVAACALNLFGVFLGLGRASILALVIATALAVGYLLVGRTALAGMMTAGTLATAGGLAIAFGFLPGPTGLFQSVLGPRVGFWTATYEAFVARPILGWGLTDTTAIVHDFYPGETLTGTHNSYLRLFVIGGIVGGLAYLALSVSALVLAFRRVRQHTSLALTTFCLVVMALVIQLFTGGTIFGTNLSSVLWALSLAYAQPAIGD
- a CDS encoding sulfatase-like hydrolase/transferase, translating into MTEIPVPTQLIVSVSGSTSRNIVIQQIDIRVRRRYLPFMREIDKFLPCFSALVRMEIESGRYNILLIVWDTVRADFTTPYQTDINTTPTLANFAEEGLLFENAYSASNWTGTSHGALFSGQYPTQSGVIGVDNQNLPADRSTLLEIVHEQGYRTFFGASNSHLRSEYGYGRGADTYLNPSVPSVKEGHKHLNQILMDSTVRASMRQQLFAGRDNQAKYTARRFLEFIKNKESATPWFGFLNFLTAHHPYDPPRPYKRYFDRDLSRPRSNWQDYFGIGEETHDEFSIERLTTLSEKYPVFADEFSPIPGEWSTIRSWYAGAIRYLDDLTAALRDRLQVENEWNDTVIIITSDHGEYFGECGLEKHNFGLDDPVVKIPMVFRIPPSLQNEIQDDGSPLVSLIDLYPTICHIAGGEPPAGTTGVDLLSQPLASDTDRFICSEVAKKPTDAIERRHEGFTDHPKNQGRQAIRTVDGVIEFVQNGETHTWGWNSDLSNIDRDMSRSDLIEDYQESRDIELGSLPEDIGVHPIYGNEQRERLKHLGYL